A stretch of Carnobacteriaceae bacterium zg-C25 DNA encodes these proteins:
- a CDS encoding MBL fold metallo-hydrolase, with protein MKLTILGCMGAYPSNNMATSSYLIESDGFKLLLDMGSSSFQNLAKIMEPTDIDALILSHYHHDHIADVGVLSYAFQLKPVLEEKKQKQLTIYAHQQNERFSDLTIPNVSTGIAYNPEEILRVGPFKITFLKTIHPVICYAMRIEDKVSKKVLVYTADSAYLADFITFAKNADMLLADGMLLDGNENHPAHMTSAQVAKIAELADVKEVVLTHLPPFNQETLLQQAKAVNETISFHLAKDLDEYTI; from the coding sequence ATGAAACTGACGATTCTTGGTTGTATGGGGGCATATCCTTCAAATAATATGGCTACAAGTAGTTATTTAATCGAATCAGACGGATTTAAATTACTTTTGGATATGGGTAGCAGTAGTTTTCAAAATTTAGCTAAAATCATGGAACCTACAGATATTGATGCTTTAATTTTGTCACACTACCATCATGATCATATTGCAGATGTTGGTGTTTTATCCTATGCATTTCAATTAAAACCTGTTTTAGAAGAGAAAAAACAAAAACAGTTAACCATTTATGCACATCAACAAAATGAGCGTTTTTCAGATTTAACCATTCCGAACGTATCAACGGGAATAGCGTATAATCCGGAAGAAATATTACGTGTCGGACCATTTAAAATCACTTTTCTTAAAACTATTCATCCAGTTATTTGTTATGCGATGCGCATTGAAGATAAAGTGTCTAAAAAAGTGTTAGTTTACACAGCAGATTCTGCTTATCTTGCCGACTTCATTACATTTGCTAAAAATGCTGATATGTTGTTAGCGGATGGGATGCTATTAGATGGAAATGAAAATCATCCGGCACATATGACAAGTGCTCAAGTGGCTAAAATTGCCGAGTTAGCCGATGTTAAAGAAGTGGTGTTGACACATTTACCACCATTTAATCAAGAAACATTATTGCAACAAGCAAAAGCAGTAAATGAAACCATATCGTTTCATTTAGCAAAAGATTTAGATGAGTACACAATTTAA
- a CDS encoding lipoate--protein ligase, which yields MYFVDNKEITDPRINIALETYLVENRLVDEPILLFYINEPSIIIGRNQNTIAEVNQAYVEENGIHVVRRMSGGGAVYHDLGNFSFCFIKDADGSFRDFGKFTQPVIEALHKMGVEGAELKGRNDLLIGDKKFSGNAMYEKNGRMTAHGTILFDSDLDAVTKALKPRKEKIESKGIQSVRSRVTNIKPFVSDAYKHMTTREFRDSLLLEIFAVEKREDVKELHLTEEDWEKVYAIRDERFGNWNWNYGQSPEYTIEHYHKFPFGLVEYKLNVDNGVIKDIKIYGDFFGLGDISDVENALIGTKFETQAVQAVFEKVNVTKYFGNITAQELTTVLVHGSSAL from the coding sequence ATGTATTTTGTGGACAATAAAGAAATTACAGACCCACGCATTAATATTGCGTTGGAAACTTATTTAGTTGAAAATCGATTGGTCGATGAACCCATTTTATTATTTTACATTAATGAACCGTCAATCATTATTGGACGTAATCAAAACACAATTGCCGAAGTGAACCAAGCGTATGTCGAGGAAAATGGAATTCATGTCGTGCGTCGTATGTCTGGTGGTGGTGCAGTTTATCACGATTTAGGTAATTTCTCTTTTTGCTTTATTAAAGATGCAGATGGATCGTTTAGAGATTTTGGTAAATTTACACAACCTGTTATTGAAGCGTTGCACAAAATGGGTGTTGAAGGTGCTGAATTAAAAGGTCGAAACGATTTACTCATTGGCGATAAAAAGTTTTCAGGAAATGCCATGTATGAAAAAAATGGGCGCATGACGGCTCATGGAACGATTTTATTTGATTCTGACTTGGACGCCGTAACAAAAGCGTTAAAACCACGTAAAGAAAAAATTGAATCAAAAGGAATTCAATCGGTTCGTTCACGTGTTACGAATATTAAACCATTTGTTTCGGATGCGTACAAACACATGACGACACGCGAATTTCGTGATAGCTTATTACTTGAAATTTTTGCGGTTGAAAAACGTGAAGATGTTAAAGAATTGCATTTAACTGAGGAAGATTGGGAAAAAGTATACGCCATTCGTGATGAGCGATTTGGTAATTGGAATTGGAATTATGGACAATCGCCAGAGTATACGATTGAACATTATCATAAGTTTCCGTTTGGATTAGTCGAATATAAACTAAACGTTGATAATGGTGTCATTAAAGATATTAAAATTTATGGTGACTTCTTCGGATTGGGAGACATTAGCGATGTTGAGAACGCCTTGATTGGTACAAAGTTTGAAACACAGGCTGTTCAAGCTGTTTTTGAAAAGGTAAATGTTACAAAATATTTTGGAAATATTACGGCACAAGAACTAACCACTGTATTAGTACATGGCTCGAGTGCATTATAA